Proteins from a genomic interval of Medicago truncatula cultivar Jemalong A17 chromosome 3, MtrunA17r5.0-ANR, whole genome shotgun sequence:
- the LOC25488816 gene encoding methyl-CpG-binding domain-containing protein 2, whose amino-acid sequence MHRLPDHIYVSSSSSSSSSSSSSDDDDEYNPITNRDNTNQLAHDPLLCRPPRSSAHRVLPVVGAFAVQCHYCSKWRLTPTEKKYEEIREHNLQHPFVCENAREWRPDISCDDPEDVSQDDSMIWAIDKPGIPQTPDGWQRLLQIRGEGSSQFGDIYYEAPSGKKLRSMPEVNKFLANHSEYTTDGVTSARFSFQMPKPLQENYVKKKRSHAKSVEPKQGIPVSRPAKKQATQSFIHKDAV is encoded by the exons ATGCATCGTCTTCCAGATCACATAtacgtttcttcttcttcttcttcctcttcttcttcttcttcttcagatgatgatgatgaatataACCCTATTACAAATAGAGACAACACAAATCAACTTGCCCATGATCCCCTTCTGTGTAGACCACCTCGGAGTTCAGCTCATAGAGTTTTGCCAGTAGTTGGTGCTTTCGCTGTTCAATGTCATTACTGTTCTAAATGGAGGTTAACTCCAACggagaaaaaatatgaagaaatacGTGAACATAACCTTCAACATCCTTTTGTTTGTGAAAATGCTCGGGAGTGGCGACCCGATATTTCTTGTGATGATCCAGAGGATGTTTCTCAGGATGACAGTATGATTTGGGCTATTGACAAGCCAGGAATTCCACAGACTCCAGATGGATGGCAGCGACTGCTACAAATCAGAGGTGAAGGAAGCAGCCAATTTGGAGATAT aTACTATGAAGCACCATCAGGCAAGAAATTGCGCTCAATGCCTGAGGTGAACAA GTTCTTGGCGAATCATTCAGAGTACACGACAGATGGTGTTACATCTGCACGGTTCTCATTTCAAATGCCTAAGCCCTTGCAAGAGAACTATGTGAAGAAGAAGCGCTCTCATGCTAAATCTGTTGAACCTAAGCAAG GGATTCCTGTTAGTCGTCCTGCAAAGAAGCAAGCAACTCAAAGTTTCATCCATAAAGATGCAGTTTAG
- the LOC112420099 gene encoding putative pentatricopeptide repeat-containing protein At1g74400, whose protein sequence is FDAHQVFDEIPEKNIICWTSLISAYVENHKSNKGLELFRLMLMNNVEPDQIVLTTALSACADTGGLEMGEWIHDFVRRKQGMKIDLHLNNALINMYAKCGDIGNARKLFDSTRNKDVTTWTSMIVGHAVHGQAHEALQLFSEMKFIVSPNDVTFIGVLMACSHAGLVEEGKRHFRSMTEDYGIEPREPHFGCMVDLLCRSSHLREAYDFVMEMSVPPNAVMWRTLLGACSLHGDLKLATEVRDKLINLDPGYVGDSIALSNIYADKEMWDKKIIVRNQIKQWRTTQPLS, encoded by the coding sequence TTTGATGCAcaccaagtgtttgatgaaatacCCGAAAAGAATATTATTTGTTGGACGTCTTTGATTTCGGCTTATGTTGAAAATCATAAATCCAATAAAGGTTTGGAGTTGTTTAGGCTGATGTTGATGAACAATGTGGAGCCTGATCAAATTGTTTTGACGACCGCTCTCTCTGCTTGTGCGGATACTGGGGGACTCGAAATGGGTGAATGGATTCATGATTTTGTTCGGCGTAAACAAGGGATGAAAATTGATTTGCATTTGAATAATGCTCTTATAAATATGTATGCTAAGTGTGGTGATATTGGAAATGCAAGGAAGTTGTTTGATAGTACGAGAAACAAAGATGTAACAACTTGGACTTCTATGATTGTTGGGCATGCAGTACATGGCCAAGCTCATGAAGCTCTTCAACTTTTCTCAGAAATGAAATTTATTGTATCCCCGAACGATGTAACGTTCATTGGAGTTTTAATGGCTTGCAGCCATGCAGGGTTGGTCGAGGAAGGGAAACGTCATTTTCGAAGTATGACCGAAGACTATGGTATAGAACCAAGAGAGCCTCATTTTGGCTGCATGGTGGACCTCTTATGCCGAAGCAGCCATCTGAGAGAAGCCTATGACTTCGTGATGGAGATGTCGGTGCCTCCGAATGCGGTCATGTGGCGAACCTTACTGGGGGCGTGTAGCCTCCATGGTGATTTAAAGCTAGCCACTGAAGTTCGGGATAAGTTGATCAACTTGGACCCTGGCTATGTTGGTGACAGTATTGCTTTGTCGAATATTTACGCGGATAAAGAAATGTGGGATAAAAAGATTATTGTTAGGAATCAGATTAAACAGTGGAGAACAACTCAACCCTTGAGTTAG
- the LOC112420379 gene encoding methyl-CpG-binding domain-containing protein 2, whose amino-acid sequence MHRLPDHIYVSSSSSSSSSSSSSDDDDEYNPMTNSDNTNQLAHDPLLRRPPRSSAHRVLPVVGAFAVQCHYCSKWRLTPTEKKYEEIREHNLQHPFVCENAREWRPDISCDDPEDVSQDDSMIWAIDKPGIPQTPDGWQRLLQIRGEGSSQFGDIYYEAPSGKKLRSMPEVNKFLVNHSEYTTDGVTSARFSFQKPKPLQENYVKKKRSHAKSVEPNQGIPVSRPAKKQATQSFIHKDAV is encoded by the exons ATGCATCGTCTTCCAGATCACATAtacgtttcttcttcttcttcttcctcttcttcttcttcttcttcagatgatgatgatgaatataACCCTATGACAAATAGTGACAACACAAATCAACTTGCCCATGATCCCCTTCTGCGTAGACCACCTCGGAGTTCAGCTCATAGAGTTTTGCCAGTAGTTGGTGCTTTCGCTGTTCAATGTCATTACTGTTCTAAATGGAGGTTAACTCCAACggagaaaaaatatgaagaaatacGTGAACATAACCTTCAACATCCTTTTGTTTGTGAAAATGCTCGGGAGTGGCGACCTGATATTTCTTGTGATGATCCAGAGGATGTTTCTCAGGATGACAGTATGATTTGGGCTATTGACAAGCCAGGAATTCCACAGACTCCAGATGGATGGCAGCGACTGCTACAAATTAGAGGTGAAGGAAGCAGCCAATTTGGAGATAT aTACTATGAAGCACCATCAGGCAAGAAATTGCGCTCAATGCCTGAAGTGAACAA GTTCTTGGTGAATCATTCAGAGTACACGACAGATGGTGTTACTTCTGCACGGTTCTCATTTCAAAAGCCTAAGCCCTTGCAAGAGAACTATGTGAAGAAGAAGCGCTCTCATGCTAAATCTGTTGAACCTAACCAAG GGATTCCTGTTAGTCGTCCTGCAAAGAAGCAAGCAACTCAAAGTTTCATCCATAAAGATGCAGTTTAG